The Saccharomonospora cyanea NA-134 genome includes a region encoding these proteins:
- a CDS encoding sensor histidine kinase — MIRRTGLPARTLRARITVLATSLVAVVSVVLLWLAWRLVGDSVAAVPQLPPGTLVRVDGVDVEASVLADHLREQARERMVAAGLTAFVFVVMAASILAWTLTSHVLRPLREITDTARRLSVESMGERIGDVDSRDELAELAHTFDAMLDRLQAAFDAQRHFVANASHELRTPLAVIRTELDVTLSDDEADETELRRMAGVVRDATDRAERLVNSLLLLARTDGAELAMTERVDLADVVDSAWRAVRVSAESKGVTARFDLTGAVTAGDPALLERVAGNLLENGVTHNVENGWIEVTVRPGDGSWVALTVRSSGGVIEPEAVAGLFEPFRRAGVARTARTGAGLGLSIVQAAVRAHGGSVRAEPVSGGGLAVEVLLPAAR; from the coding sequence GTGATCCGCCGCACCGGTCTCCCCGCGCGAACGCTCCGCGCCCGCATCACCGTGCTCGCGACCTCGCTCGTCGCCGTCGTGAGTGTGGTGCTGTTGTGGTTGGCGTGGCGGCTCGTCGGCGACTCGGTCGCCGCGGTGCCCCAGTTGCCGCCGGGCACACTCGTGCGGGTGGACGGCGTCGACGTGGAGGCGTCCGTGCTCGCCGACCACCTGCGGGAACAGGCGCGGGAACGGATGGTGGCAGCGGGGCTCACCGCGTTCGTGTTCGTGGTGATGGCCGCGAGCATCCTCGCGTGGACGTTGACCTCGCACGTGCTGCGCCCGCTGCGGGAGATCACCGACACCGCTCGGCGGCTGTCGGTGGAGTCGATGGGCGAGCGTATCGGCGACGTCGACAGCCGGGACGAGCTGGCCGAACTCGCCCACACCTTCGACGCCATGCTCGACCGCCTTCAGGCGGCCTTCGACGCCCAACGGCACTTCGTGGCCAACGCGAGCCACGAGCTGCGCACCCCGCTGGCGGTCATCCGTACCGAACTGGACGTGACGCTGTCCGACGACGAGGCCGACGAGACGGAGCTGCGTCGCATGGCGGGGGTGGTGCGCGACGCGACCGATCGCGCGGAGCGGCTCGTGAACTCGTTGCTGCTTCTCGCCCGCACCGACGGCGCGGAACTCGCGATGACCGAGCGCGTGGACCTGGCCGACGTCGTGGACAGCGCCTGGCGGGCGGTCCGGGTGAGTGCCGAGAGCAAGGGCGTCACGGCCCGGTTCGATCTCACCGGGGCGGTGACGGCAGGCGACCCGGCACTGCTGGAACGCGTCGCCGGGAACCTGTTGGAGAACGGCGTCACCCACAACGTCGAGAACGGGTGGATCGAGGTCACCGTGCGTCCGGGAGACGGCTCGTGGGTGGCGCTCACGGTGCGGTCGTCCGGAGGTGTCATCGAACCCGAGGCCGTGGCCGGGTTGTTCGAGCCGTTCCGCAGGGCGGGCGTCGCGCGCACCGCCCGCACCGGTGCGGGTCTGGGGCTGTCGATCGTCCAAGCGGCCGTGCGTGCCCACGGGGGCTCGGTGCGTGCCGAACCCGTGTCCGGTGGCGGGCTCGCCGTCGAGGTGCTGTTGCCCGCCGCCCGATGA
- a CDS encoding serine/threonine-protein kinase: MGIVWRAIDERLERSVAIKQIIAQPGLSDAERDTMRLRAMREARNAARFQHPNAIVVFDIAEHEGDPCLVMEYLPSRSLSAVLVEHETLPVPEVARIGEQVASALIAAHRAGIVHRDIKPGNILIDDNGVCKITDFGISRATGDLTLTQTGLIGGTPAYLAPELARGADPKPSSDVFALGATLYHAIEGLPPYGDNTNQLALLYAAASGKINPPQQAGPATALLMRLLSPEPEDRPSMTEARDKLAQLASGQAGVATAVAPPAPKEQTREMTATPAAPASPPPWRRDASPEPAPQAQARPAVPVASASPAPSASSGGGTRKNLVFGSVAAVVLVVAAGLVIVLTNNGGEENPQAGPGTSQSPTAPPSSKTVPTTQQSEGTVDWGRAGDMLMTYYYHNGPKNSWDKLTPGAQALFENQDAYEEYWERYERNGAWGAWAYLKRNNEDGSVNMEIQVDFGNGRQKVYVRVVQADGELLIDSDPRPENASQQL; this comes from the coding sequence ATGGGCATCGTGTGGCGTGCCATCGACGAGCGCCTCGAACGCTCCGTCGCCATCAAACAGATCATCGCGCAGCCCGGCCTCTCCGACGCCGAGCGCGACACCATGCGGCTGCGCGCCATGCGCGAGGCACGCAACGCCGCCCGCTTCCAGCACCCCAACGCGATCGTGGTGTTCGACATCGCCGAGCACGAGGGCGATCCGTGCCTGGTGATGGAGTACCTGCCGTCACGAAGTCTGTCGGCGGTCCTCGTCGAGCACGAGACGCTGCCGGTTCCCGAGGTCGCGCGGATCGGCGAGCAGGTCGCCTCGGCGCTGATCGCCGCCCACCGCGCCGGAATCGTGCACCGCGACATCAAGCCGGGCAACATCCTCATCGACGACAACGGCGTCTGCAAGATCACCGACTTCGGCATCTCGCGCGCCACCGGCGATCTCACGCTCACGCAGACCGGCCTCATCGGCGGTACCCCCGCCTACCTCGCCCCGGAACTGGCAAGAGGCGCCGACCCGAAGCCCAGCTCGGACGTGTTCGCCCTCGGTGCCACGCTCTACCACGCGATCGAGGGCCTTCCGCCGTACGGCGACAACACCAACCAGCTCGCGCTGCTGTACGCCGCCGCGAGCGGCAAGATCAACCCACCGCAGCAGGCGGGCCCCGCCACCGCACTGCTGATGCGGTTGCTCAGCCCGGAGCCCGAGGACCGGCCGAGCATGACGGAGGCGCGCGACAAACTCGCCCAACTGGCCTCCGGGCAGGCAGGCGTCGCGACGGCCGTCGCGCCCCCGGCGCCGAAGGAACAGACGCGCGAGATGACCGCCACGCCGGCCGCCCCGGCGAGCCCACCGCCGTGGCGCCGTGACGCCTCCCCGGAACCCGCCCCGCAGGCGCAGGCCAGACCGGCCGTACCGGTAGCGAGTGCCTCACCCGCGCCGAGCGCGTCCTCGGGTGGCGGCACGCGCAAGAACCTGGTCTTCGGATCCGTCGCCGCCGTCGTGCTCGTCGTCGCGGCGGGCCTGGTGATCGTGCTGACCAACAACGGCGGCGAGGAGAACCCGCAGGCAGGCCCCGGCACGTCGCAGTCACCCACCGCCCCGCCGAGCTCGAAAACTGTGCCGACGACCCAGCAGTCGGAAGGCACGGTCGACTGGGGTCGCGCCGGGGACATGCTGATGACGTACTACTATCACAACGGCCCCAAGAACAGTTGGGACAAGCTCACCCCAGGGGCTCAAGCGCTCTTCGAAAACCAGGACGCCTATGAAGAGTACTGGGAGCGGTACGAGCGCAACGGGGCGTGGGGCGCCTGGGCCTACTTGAAGCGCAACAACGAAGACGGCTCGGTCAACATGGAGATCCAGGTCGACTTCGGTAACGGTAGGCAAAAAGTCTACGTACGTGTCGTGCAGGCCGATGGAGAGCTGCTGATCGACAGCGACCCTCGGCCCGAGAACGCCTCCCAGCAGCTCTGA
- a CDS encoding response regulator transcription factor, with protein sequence MAAVGFTQAVRSTPAGSLPASMVPHPREELFSVLVVDDHPLLREAIAARLAQMGAGTVHEAATVAEARARAAATGPCDLAILDLGLPDGSGIELVTELRSSGWLRVVVLASSDDPYAVRSAFQAGAQAYLLKSASPVVVTDGVRRVLEGGVYADPSVAPVLATGTRVAGTDNTPRELSAREVEVLQLVADGQSNKEIGEELSLSALTVKSHLSRIGRKLGTGDRAQMVALAMRAGVIR encoded by the coding sequence GTGGCTGCCGTCGGCTTTACTCAGGCCGTCCGATCCACGCCAGCCGGCTCGTTGCCGGCGAGCATGGTCCCGCACCCGCGGGAGGAACTGTTTTCTGTGTTGGTGGTCGACGACCACCCACTGTTGAGGGAGGCGATCGCCGCACGACTTGCGCAGATGGGCGCGGGCACGGTCCACGAGGCCGCGACCGTCGCCGAGGCGAGAGCGAGGGCGGCCGCGACTGGGCCGTGCGACCTCGCGATCCTCGACCTCGGGCTGCCGGATGGCAGCGGTATCGAACTGGTCACGGAGCTTCGCAGCAGTGGCTGGCTCCGTGTCGTGGTCCTCGCGTCGTCCGACGACCCGTACGCCGTGCGTTCGGCGTTCCAGGCGGGCGCGCAGGCGTATCTGCTGAAGTCCGCGTCGCCGGTGGTGGTCACCGACGGCGTGCGGAGGGTGCTGGAGGGCGGCGTCTACGCCGATCCCAGCGTCGCCCCCGTCCTGGCCACCGGAACCCGGGTGGCGGGCACCGACAACACGCCGCGTGAGCTGTCCGCTCGCGAGGTCGAGGTGCTCCAACTCGTGGCCGACGGCCAGTCGAACAAGGAAATCGGTGAGGAGCTCAGTCTGTCCGCGTTGACGGTGAAGTCCCACCTGTCGCGGATCGGGCGCAAGCTCGGCACCGGCGACCGGGCGCAGATGGTCGCGCTGGCCATGCGCGCGGGCGTCATCCGCTAG
- the msrB gene encoding peptide-methionine (R)-S-oxide reductase MsrB: MESGTETTPKVVKTEQEWRAQLSPEEYAVLRQAATERPFTGEYNDTKTTGVYECRACGAELFRSDTKFESHCGWPSFYDPADSDAVLLREDRSLGMVRTEVLCATCHSHLGHVFEGEGYGTPTDQRYCINSIALRLVPAED, from the coding sequence ATGGAGTCCGGCACAGAAACGACACCGAAGGTCGTCAAGACCGAGCAGGAATGGCGCGCCCAGCTCAGTCCCGAGGAGTACGCGGTACTGCGGCAGGCCGCCACGGAACGGCCCTTCACCGGTGAGTACAACGACACCAAGACCACGGGGGTGTACGAGTGCCGGGCGTGCGGGGCCGAGTTGTTCCGCAGCGACACGAAGTTCGAAAGCCACTGCGGCTGGCCCTCGTTCTACGACCCGGCCGACTCCGACGCCGTACTGCTGCGTGAGGACCGCTCCCTCGGCATGGTGCGCACGGAGGTGCTGTGCGCCACGTGCCACAGCCACCTCGGGCACGTCTTCGAGGGCGAGGGCTACGGCACCCCCACCGACCAGCGGTACTGCATCAACTCGATCGCGCTGCGCCTGGTACCCGCAGAAGACTGA
- a CDS encoding DUF3000 domain-containing protein, with amino-acid sequence MTEAPDEFRAAVAALRSVTPRPEVTLETIKAPQRLAPWAFALAAETTGPGDVPAMGRLVLLHDPRGQEGWNGVFRLVVYMRAELDAELATDPFLPDVGWSWLTDALDATGASWTALGGTVTETSSARFGDIAESTRTDDIELRASWTPTSTDLRPHGEAFSMALSHYAGLPPVGVTVFGQRRGD; translated from the coding sequence ATGACCGAGGCGCCCGACGAGTTCCGTGCCGCCGTTGCCGCGTTGCGCTCCGTGACCCCGCGGCCGGAGGTGACCCTGGAAACGATCAAGGCTCCGCAGCGCCTGGCACCGTGGGCGTTCGCCCTCGCAGCGGAGACCACCGGACCCGGCGACGTGCCCGCGATGGGGCGGCTCGTGCTCCTGCACGACCCGAGAGGCCAGGAGGGCTGGAACGGCGTGTTCCGGCTCGTGGTCTACATGCGGGCGGAACTCGACGCCGAACTCGCCACCGACCCGTTCCTGCCCGACGTCGGCTGGTCGTGGCTCACCGACGCGCTCGACGCCACGGGGGCGTCCTGGACCGCGTTGGGCGGCACGGTCACCGAGACGTCCTCGGCTCGGTTCGGCGACATCGCGGAGTCGACCCGCACCGACGACATCGAGCTCCGCGCGTCGTGGACACCGACGAGCACCGACCTCCGGCCGCACGGCGAGGCCTTCTCGATGGCGCTGTCGCACTACGCGGGCCTGCCGCCGGTCGGGGTGACCGTGTTCGGTCAGCGGCGCGGTGACTGA
- the hemG gene encoding protoporphyrinogen oxidase has protein sequence MTGNGEAVGQDRPRHVVVVGAGVAGLSAAWRLRAELGADARITVCDAASVPGGKIRTVELAGRRFDVGAEAVLARRPEAMALMREAGLGDQVVHPTAASGSVRALGRTLPLPKGTVMGIPASAEAVAGLLSPEGVRAVAEEPDAPALTLPEHDVSLGGLLRRRFGDEVVDRLVDPLLGGVYAGGADGLGLRATLPAVAAAVDAGASSLTEAAASTLPRRPSTEPVFATLRGGLGGLVDRLVEGSAAELRLGQPVRELHRRPGGGWRLRLGAAAAAHAPPDSDLEADAVVLAVPPPAASRLLASVAPDAAAAYGEMELASMAVVALALPEGTELPPTSGVLIGERERRSDGNRFTAKAFTFSARKWAHHGEEGGPLLVRGSVGRFGETRSLQVTDDDLVARVRSDLAELTGVTAEPVDVHVMRWGGGLPQYGVGHTERVARIEHAVARLDGLAVAGAALHGVGVPACVATGTAAALRVVGR, from the coding sequence GTGACCGGGAACGGGGAAGCCGTGGGGCAGGACCGGCCGCGCCACGTGGTCGTGGTCGGTGCGGGTGTCGCCGGTCTCAGCGCCGCGTGGCGGCTCCGCGCCGAGCTCGGTGCCGACGCGCGGATCACGGTCTGCGACGCGGCGTCCGTGCCCGGCGGCAAGATCAGGACCGTGGAACTCGCCGGACGCCGGTTCGACGTGGGCGCGGAAGCCGTGCTCGCCCGCCGCCCCGAAGCGATGGCGCTCATGCGCGAGGCAGGGCTCGGTGACCAGGTGGTGCACCCCACGGCCGCGTCCGGCTCGGTGCGTGCGCTCGGTCGGACGCTGCCGCTGCCCAAGGGCACGGTGATGGGAATCCCGGCGTCCGCGGAGGCCGTGGCCGGGCTGTTGTCCCCCGAGGGAGTCCGTGCGGTGGCCGAGGAACCGGACGCACCGGCGTTGACCCTGCCCGAGCACGACGTCTCCCTGGGCGGACTGCTGCGCCGGCGGTTCGGCGACGAGGTCGTCGACCGACTCGTGGACCCGCTCCTGGGCGGTGTCTACGCGGGCGGCGCGGACGGCCTCGGACTGCGGGCCACGCTGCCCGCGGTGGCCGCCGCCGTGGACGCGGGTGCGTCGTCGCTCACCGAGGCCGCGGCGAGCACGTTGCCGCGACGGCCGAGCACGGAACCGGTGTTCGCCACACTCCGGGGCGGGCTCGGCGGGCTCGTCGACCGGCTCGTGGAGGGAAGCGCCGCCGAACTGCGGCTCGGGCAGCCCGTACGGGAGCTCCACCGGCGTCCCGGCGGCGGGTGGCGACTGAGGCTCGGGGCCGCGGCGGCGGCTCACGCCCCGCCCGACTCGGACCTGGAGGCCGACGCGGTGGTGCTGGCGGTCCCGCCGCCCGCGGCGAGCCGGTTGCTCGCCTCCGTCGCTCCCGACGCCGCCGCCGCGTACGGGGAGATGGAACTCGCCTCGATGGCGGTGGTCGCGCTGGCGCTACCGGAGGGCACCGAACTCCCGCCCACGTCGGGCGTGCTGATCGGGGAACGCGAACGCCGCTCGGACGGCAACCGGTTCACCGCGAAGGCGTTCACGTTCTCGGCGCGGAAGTGGGCACACCACGGTGAGGAGGGCGGGCCCCTGCTGGTCCGCGGCTCCGTCGGCCGGTTCGGCGAGACCCGCTCGCTGCAGGTGACCGACGACGACCTCGTCGCGCGGGTGCGGTCGGACCTGGCCGAGCTGACGGGCGTCACCGCCGAGCCGGTGGACGTCCACGTCATGCGCTGGGGTGGGGGACTACCGCAGTACGGCGTGGGCCACACCGAGCGCGTCGCGCGGATCGAACACGCCGTCGCGCGGCTCGACGGACTCGCGGTCGCGGGCGCCGCGCTGCACGGTGTGGGCGTCCCCGCATGTGTGGCCACCGGAACAGCCGCGGCGCTGCGCGTGGTGGGACGATAG
- a CDS encoding response regulator transcription factor, whose amino-acid sequence MRVLVVEDEAPLAEAVARGLRREGMAVDVAFNGDEGHEKASVTRYDVVVLDRDLPGMSGDDLCREIVTSGELTRVLMLTASGSVSDRVEGLSLGADDYLAKPFAFPELVARVRALGRRATPATPPVLVAADVELDPAKRTVHRSGRLVELTRKEFGVLEVLLSAKGAVVSSEELLERVWDENADPFTTTVRVTVMTLRKKLGEPGIIETVVGSGYRVPGAGSSAESASLDR is encoded by the coding sequence GTGCGCGTATTGGTAGTAGAGGACGAGGCGCCGTTGGCCGAGGCGGTCGCGCGCGGCCTGCGGCGTGAGGGGATGGCGGTCGACGTCGCGTTCAACGGTGACGAGGGCCACGAGAAGGCGTCCGTCACCCGTTACGACGTGGTGGTGCTCGACCGTGACCTGCCCGGCATGTCGGGTGACGACCTGTGCCGGGAGATCGTGACGTCGGGTGAGCTGACCCGGGTGCTCATGCTCACGGCGAGCGGTTCGGTGTCCGACCGCGTCGAGGGACTCTCCCTCGGGGCCGACGACTACCTCGCCAAACCCTTCGCGTTCCCGGAGCTGGTGGCGCGGGTGCGGGCGCTGGGCCGCAGGGCCACGCCCGCCACCCCGCCGGTTCTCGTGGCCGCCGACGTGGAGCTGGACCCGGCCAAGCGCACGGTCCACCGCTCCGGGCGCCTGGTCGAACTCACCCGCAAGGAGTTCGGCGTCCTGGAGGTGCTGCTGTCGGCCAAGGGCGCCGTGGTGAGCAGCGAGGAACTGCTCGAACGCGTCTGGGACGAGAACGCCGACCCGTTCACCACCACGGTCCGCGTCACGGTGATGACGCTGCGCAAGAAGCTCGGTGAGCCCGGCATCATCGAGACCGTGGTGGGTTCGGGTTACCGGGTGCCCGGTGCGGGCTCCTCGGCGGAGTCTGCTTCGCTGGATCGGTGA
- the hemQ gene encoding hydrogen peroxide-dependent heme synthase yields the protein MARLNYDELNNTIRYTAWSVFRVEPGRLGDDRGQAASETTDYLDALEGKGVVVRGVYDVSGLRADADYMIWWHAEEAEQVQAAYTGFRRTPLGRVSTPVWSQFALHRPAEFNKSHIPAFLAGEEARKYVCVYPFVRSYEWYLLPDAERRAMLAAHGKEARDYPDVRANTVASFALGDYEWILAFEADELHRIVDLMRHLRGTEARRHVRVETPFYTGTRVQPGELVLNLP from the coding sequence ATGGCGCGGTTGAACTACGACGAACTGAACAACACCATTCGTTACACGGCGTGGTCCGTCTTCCGGGTCGAGCCGGGCAGGCTCGGCGACGACCGGGGGCAGGCGGCCTCGGAGACCACCGACTACCTCGACGCCCTCGAGGGCAAGGGAGTCGTCGTGCGTGGTGTGTACGACGTGTCCGGCCTGCGGGCCGACGCCGACTACATGATCTGGTGGCACGCCGAGGAGGCCGAGCAGGTGCAGGCAGCCTACACCGGCTTCCGCCGCACGCCGCTGGGCCGCGTCTCGACGCCCGTGTGGAGCCAGTTCGCGCTGCACCGTCCCGCCGAGTTCAACAAGAGCCACATCCCCGCCTTCCTCGCAGGGGAGGAAGCGCGCAAGTACGTGTGCGTGTACCCGTTCGTGCGTTCCTACGAGTGGTACCTGCTGCCGGACGCCGAACGGCGCGCGATGCTCGCCGCCCACGGCAAGGAGGCTCGCGACTACCCGGACGTGCGCGCGAACACGGTGGCGTCCTTCGCCCTGGGCGACTACGAGTGGATTCTCGCCTTCGAGGCCGACGAGTTGCACCGCATCGTCGACCTGATGCGGCACCTGCGGGGCACCGAGGCGCGCAGGCACGTGCGCGTCGAGACCCCCTTCTACACGGGGACCCGCGTGCAGCCGGGCGAGCTGGTGCTCAACCTGCCGTGA
- the hemE gene encoding uroporphyrinogen decarboxylase, with translation MARLLVMTTSSPSARRALTDAPFLVAARGEKPAHVPVWFMRQAGRSLPEYRRLREGVPMLSACFDPEMLAEITIQPVRRHGVDAAILFSDIVVPLHAAGVDIDIVAGTGPVVANPIRSRADVEALPELDPEQVRPVTDGVRLLLEQLGGTPLIGFAGAPFTLASYLIEGGPSKHHARTKALMHGDPELWHALAGALARITLSFLRAQLDAGVDAVQLFDSWAGALSARDYREFVLPHSATVLEGVADYGVPRVHFGVGTAELLPDMRDAGADVVGVDWRLPLDEAARRLAVPGRPDPVVQGNLDPALLAAPWPVIEAEVRRIVTEGRAAGGHIFNLGHGVLPDTDPGVLTRVVELVHSL, from the coding sequence ATGGCACGATTGTTGGTGATGACAACTTCTTCTCCGTCGGCCCGTCGCGCCCTTACCGACGCGCCGTTCCTCGTCGCCGCGCGGGGCGAGAAGCCCGCGCACGTGCCCGTGTGGTTCATGCGTCAGGCCGGACGGTCCCTTCCGGAGTACCGGCGGCTCCGCGAGGGCGTTCCCATGCTGAGCGCCTGCTTCGATCCCGAGATGCTGGCGGAGATCACGATCCAGCCCGTCCGCAGGCACGGCGTGGACGCCGCGATCCTGTTCAGCGACATCGTGGTCCCGCTGCACGCCGCGGGCGTGGACATCGACATCGTGGCGGGCACCGGACCCGTCGTCGCGAACCCGATCCGGTCGCGTGCCGACGTGGAGGCCCTCCCCGAGCTCGACCCCGAGCAGGTACGCCCGGTCACCGACGGCGTGCGGCTGCTCCTGGAACAGCTCGGTGGGACACCGCTCATCGGTTTCGCCGGTGCTCCGTTCACCCTCGCGTCGTATCTGATCGAGGGAGGGCCCAGCAAGCACCACGCCCGTACGAAGGCGCTCATGCACGGTGATCCCGAGCTGTGGCACGCCCTCGCGGGCGCGCTCGCGCGGATCACACTGTCGTTCCTGCGTGCGCAGCTGGACGCCGGAGTGGACGCCGTGCAGCTCTTCGACTCCTGGGCCGGGGCGCTGTCGGCGCGTGACTACCGCGAGTTCGTGCTGCCGCACTCGGCCACGGTGCTGGAAGGCGTGGCCGACTACGGTGTGCCGCGCGTCCATTTCGGCGTGGGCACGGCGGAGTTGCTTCCGGACATGCGGGACGCGGGCGCCGACGTCGTGGGTGTGGACTGGCGGCTGCCGCTCGACGAGGCCGCGCGCAGGCTCGCCGTGCCCGGCCGGCCCGATCCGGTGGTGCAGGGCAACCTCGATCCCGCCCTGCTGGCGGCGCCGTGGCCGGTGATCGAGGCGGAGGTGCGTCGCATCGTCACCGAGGGCCGAGCCGCGGGCGGACACATCTTCAACCTCGGCCACGGGGTCCTCCCCGACACCGACCCGGGCGTGTTGACGCGCGTCGTGGAGCTGGTGCACAGCCTGTGA
- a CDS encoding TVP38/TMEM64 family protein yields MVAVGRPAKVFVGLLVLGALAVVAVLVPVPGPAQVRQWAEDLGAVGVAAFFAAYAVLTAAPVPRTVFNLAAGLLFGELVGVSVAMVATVSSGLLGFLLARSLGRDVVVRHLHRRPVRTVNDRLSDGGALAVASLRLIPVVPFAPLSYLCGVSALPLRPYLAGTAVGSLPGTVAVVVLGDALTGTTPPALVVCYATFAVLGALGLLRAVGPVKGKTVETAEETDANTKRASAEPPGG; encoded by the coding sequence GTGGTCGCCGTGGGCAGGCCGGCCAAGGTGTTCGTAGGACTTCTCGTCCTCGGCGCTCTCGCCGTCGTCGCCGTGCTGGTACCGGTTCCCGGGCCCGCGCAGGTTCGCCAGTGGGCCGAGGACCTCGGTGCCGTGGGCGTCGCGGCGTTCTTCGCCGCCTACGCCGTGCTCACGGCCGCGCCCGTCCCCCGCACCGTGTTCAACCTCGCCGCGGGACTGCTCTTCGGGGAACTCGTCGGCGTCTCGGTGGCGATGGTGGCGACGGTGTCGTCCGGGCTGCTCGGTTTCCTGCTCGCCCGGTCGCTCGGCCGCGACGTGGTGGTGCGGCACCTGCACCGCAGGCCGGTCAGGACGGTCAACGACCGGCTCTCGGACGGCGGTGCGCTGGCCGTCGCGTCGCTGCGACTCATCCCCGTCGTGCCGTTCGCTCCGCTCAGCTACCTCTGCGGCGTCTCGGCGTTGCCCTTGCGGCCCTACCTCGCGGGCACGGCGGTCGGCAGCCTGCCGGGCACCGTGGCGGTGGTCGTGCTCGGTGACGCGCTCACCGGAACCACGCCACCCGCACTGGTCGTCTGCTACGCGACATTCGCGGTTCTCGGCGCGTTGGGACTACTGAGGGCGGTGGGTCCGGTGAAGGGAAAAACCGTTGAGACGGCGGAGGAAACGGACGCGAACACGAAAAGGGCGAGCGCCGAACCGCCCGGCGGTTGA
- a CDS encoding ribonuclease D, with amino-acid sequence MDNADQGSGTPGASAPLPLTEPAEGTPDVIADPGTLRAACARLAEGSGALAVDTERASGYRYWPKAYLVQIRREGAGTFLIDPIPLRDDLAPLAEVMKDAEWVLHAASQDLPCLAELGLHPPALFDTELAGRLAGYQRVALGTLVEELLGYRLEKGHSAADWSRRPLPVDWLNYAALDVELLVPLRDKLEAELAASGKLEWALQEFEAVRTAEPPGPRSEPWRRTSGIHKIRTARGLAAVRALWEARDELARKRDRAPGRILPDSAIINAVLADPRSPADLQKLPVFGGRVQRRHTSRWLRQLQLARTLPDAELPSTAVSHDGPPPPNRWADKDPDAAARLAAARTALADIAERHRLPVENLLLPDLVRRTCWRPPSDTSRESVATVLAKGGARPWQVELTAEALGTALRARA; translated from the coding sequence GTGGACAACGCAGATCAAGGCTCCGGCACGCCGGGCGCCTCTGCGCCTCTTCCGCTGACGGAACCGGCCGAAGGCACCCCCGATGTCATCGCCGATCCCGGCACGTTGCGTGCGGCGTGCGCCCGGCTGGCCGAGGGCAGCGGCGCGCTCGCCGTGGACACCGAACGGGCTTCCGGCTATCGGTACTGGCCGAAGGCCTACCTGGTCCAGATCAGGCGCGAGGGGGCCGGCACGTTTCTGATCGACCCCATCCCCCTTCGCGACGACCTCGCACCGCTGGCCGAGGTGATGAAGGACGCCGAGTGGGTCCTGCACGCGGCGTCGCAGGACCTGCCCTGCCTTGCCGAGTTGGGGCTGCATCCACCGGCACTGTTCGACACCGAGCTCGCGGGAAGGCTCGCGGGGTACCAGCGCGTGGCGCTGGGCACGCTGGTCGAGGAACTGTTGGGCTACCGGCTGGAGAAAGGCCACAGTGCCGCCGACTGGTCGCGCCGCCCGCTGCCGGTCGACTGGTTGAACTACGCGGCACTCGACGTGGAGCTGCTCGTCCCGCTGCGCGACAAGCTCGAAGCCGAACTGGCCGCGTCGGGCAAGCTGGAGTGGGCATTGCAGGAGTTCGAGGCCGTCCGCACGGCCGAACCACCGGGCCCGCGTTCGGAACCGTGGCGCCGTACCTCGGGAATCCACAAGATCCGCACCGCTCGTGGCCTTGCCGCCGTGCGAGCCCTGTGGGAAGCGAGGGACGAGCTGGCCCGCAAGCGGGACCGGGCACCCGGCCGCATCCTGCCCGACAGCGCGATCATCAACGCCGTGCTCGCCGATCCGCGCTCCCCGGCCGACCTTCAGAAGCTCCCGGTGTTCGGTGGCCGTGTCCAGCGGCGGCACACCTCCCGCTGGCTCAGGCAACTGCAGCTCGCCCGAACCCTGCCCGACGCGGAACTGCCGAGTACCGCCGTCTCCCACGACGGGCCGCCACCGCCGAACCGCTGGGCCGACAAGGACCCGGACGCGGCGGCCCGGCTCGCCGCCGCGCGGACGGCGCTGGCCGACATCGCGGAACGGCACCGGCTGCCCGTGGAGAACCTGCTGTTGCCGGATCTCGTGCGTCGCACCTGCTGGCGCCCGCCCTCGGACACCTCGCGGGAATCCGTGGCGACGGTCCTGGCGAAAGGTGGCGCCAGGCCGTGGCAGGTGGAGTTGACCGCCGAGGCCCTCGGCACCGCCCTGCGCGCCCGCGCCTGA